From a region of the Streptacidiphilus albus JL83 genome:
- the dxr gene encoding 1-deoxy-D-xylulose-5-phosphate reductoisomerase, whose translation MNSLAHPHLRFEPVVSDPAGPRELVVLGSTGSIGTQAIDIVLRNPERFRVVALSAAGGRVELLAEQALRLGVARVAVARTEAVEPLRAALAAKAAPGAELPEIIAGPDAATELAAMECHSVLNGITGSIGLAPTLAALRAGRVLVLANKESLIVGGPLVKALAKPGQIVPVDSEHTALFQCLSAGDRREVRKLVVTASGGPFRGRTREQLADVTREQALAHPNWAMGPVITINSATLVNKGLEVIEAHLLYDIPFDRIEVVVHPQSVVHSMVEFTDGSTMAQASPPDMRMPISLGLGWPERVPDAAPACDWTKAATWEFFPLDTEAFPSVGLARQVGELGGTAPAVFNAANEECVDAFLDGRLPFTGIVDTVAKVVAEHGNPGRGTTLALADVLEAEAWARATTAAYVREEGGR comes from the coding sequence ATGAACTCTCTCGCCCACCCGCACCTGCGTTTCGAACCCGTCGTCAGCGACCCGGCCGGTCCGCGCGAACTGGTGGTCCTGGGATCGACCGGTTCCATCGGCACCCAGGCCATCGACATCGTGCTGCGCAACCCGGAGCGCTTCCGGGTGGTGGCCCTGTCCGCGGCCGGCGGCCGGGTCGAGCTGCTGGCCGAGCAGGCGCTGCGGCTCGGGGTGGCGCGGGTGGCGGTGGCCAGGACCGAGGCGGTCGAGCCGCTGCGGGCCGCACTGGCGGCGAAGGCCGCTCCCGGCGCCGAGCTGCCGGAGATCATCGCCGGACCGGACGCGGCCACCGAGCTGGCGGCGATGGAGTGCCACTCGGTGCTGAACGGCATCACCGGCTCGATCGGCCTGGCGCCGACGCTGGCGGCGCTGCGGGCCGGCCGGGTGCTGGTGCTGGCCAACAAGGAGTCGCTGATCGTCGGCGGCCCGCTGGTCAAGGCGCTGGCGAAGCCGGGCCAGATCGTCCCGGTCGACTCCGAGCACACGGCGCTGTTCCAGTGCCTGTCGGCGGGCGACCGGCGCGAGGTGCGCAAGCTGGTGGTCACCGCGAGCGGCGGCCCGTTCCGCGGCCGGACCCGCGAGCAGCTGGCCGACGTCACCCGGGAGCAGGCGCTGGCGCACCCCAACTGGGCGATGGGCCCGGTGATCACCATCAACTCGGCCACCCTGGTGAACAAGGGGCTGGAGGTGATCGAGGCGCATCTGCTCTACGACATCCCCTTCGACCGGATCGAGGTCGTGGTCCATCCGCAGTCGGTGGTCCACTCGATGGTGGAGTTCACCGACGGTTCGACGATGGCCCAGGCCAGCCCGCCGGACATGCGGATGCCGATCTCGCTCGGCCTCGGTTGGCCCGAGCGGGTCCCTGACGCCGCCCCGGCCTGCGACTGGACCAAGGCCGCGACCTGGGAGTTCTTCCCGCTGGACACCGAGGCCTTCCCCTCGGTCGGCCTGGCCCGCCAGGTCGGCGAGCTCGGCGGGACCGCCCCGGCGGTGTTCAACGCCGCCAACGAGGAGTGCGTCGACGCCTTCCTGGACGGCAGGCTGCCGTTCACAGGCATCGTGGATACCGTGGCCAAGGTGGTCGCCGAGCACGGGAACCCGGGCCGGGGAACTACGCTGGCGCTCGCCGACGTCCTCGAAGCGGAGGCCTGGGCCCGCGCCACCACGGCGGCTTACGTGAGGGAAGAGGGTGGCCGATGA
- a CDS encoding M50 family metallopeptidase produces MTALMTVIGIVIFALGLLLSIAWHELGHLTWAKLFKIRVPQYMVGFGPTIWSRKKGETEYGIKAIPMGGYIRMIGMFPPGADGKITARSSSPWRSMIEDARASSYEELLPGDESRLFYTRKPWQRVIVMFGGPFMNLILSFGLFLTLFMGFGQLTPVPTVQSVAACVVKATDAAAAGSSCPADAKPSPAAAAGIRAGDTIVSFDGQHISNYDQLQADIRKSARQTVPIVVQRDGKQVTLSATLVSNQVYAVDASGNPTNSNATVEAGFLGITPQETNVGLSFGASMDQMGTMARTAASSVVSLPSKIPALWDSAFEGAKRTDDQPVGIVGVARVGGEAFAEKAPVIDKLAFEIQLLAGLNLSLFLLNMLPLLPLDGGHIAGALWEALRRNAARLLRRKDPGPFDVAKLMPLAYVVAGVFLCFTVLVMIADVVNPVRLGN; encoded by the coding sequence ATGACGGCACTCATGACGGTGATCGGCATTGTGATCTTCGCGCTCGGGCTTTTGCTCTCGATCGCGTGGCACGAACTCGGTCACCTGACCTGGGCCAAGCTCTTCAAGATCCGCGTGCCCCAGTACATGGTGGGCTTCGGCCCGACCATCTGGTCGCGGAAGAAGGGCGAGACCGAGTACGGCATCAAGGCCATCCCCATGGGTGGCTACATCCGCATGATCGGGATGTTCCCGCCCGGCGCCGACGGCAAGATCACCGCTCGCTCCAGCTCACCCTGGCGCAGCATGATCGAGGACGCCCGCGCCTCCTCGTACGAGGAACTGCTGCCCGGCGACGAGAGCCGGCTCTTCTACACCCGCAAGCCCTGGCAGCGCGTGATCGTCATGTTCGGCGGTCCGTTCATGAACCTGATCCTGTCGTTCGGGCTCTTCCTGACCCTGTTCATGGGCTTCGGCCAGCTGACCCCGGTGCCGACCGTGCAGAGCGTCGCCGCCTGCGTGGTCAAGGCCACCGACGCCGCCGCCGCCGGCAGCAGCTGCCCGGCCGACGCCAAGCCCTCGCCGGCCGCCGCCGCCGGGATCAGGGCCGGGGACACCATCGTCTCCTTCGACGGTCAGCACATCAGCAACTACGACCAGCTCCAGGCCGACATCCGCAAGTCCGCCCGGCAGACCGTGCCGATCGTGGTCCAGCGCGACGGCAAGCAGGTCACCCTGAGCGCGACCCTGGTCAGCAACCAGGTCTACGCGGTGGACGCCAGCGGCAACCCGACCAACAGCAACGCCACGGTCGAGGCCGGCTTCCTGGGGATCACCCCGCAGGAGACCAATGTCGGGCTGAGCTTCGGCGCCAGCATGGACCAGATGGGCACCATGGCCAGGACGGCCGCCAGCTCCGTGGTCTCGCTGCCGTCCAAGATCCCCGCGCTCTGGGACTCCGCCTTCGAGGGCGCCAAGCGCACCGACGACCAGCCGGTCGGCATCGTCGGCGTGGCCCGGGTCGGCGGCGAGGCCTTCGCCGAGAAGGCCCCGGTCATCGACAAGCTGGCCTTCGAGATCCAGCTGCTGGCCGGACTGAACCTCTCGCTGTTCCTGCTCAACATGCTGCCGCTGCTGCCGCTGGACGGCGGGCACATCGCCGGTGCGCTCTGGGAGGCGCTGCGCCGCAACGCGGCCCGGCTGCTGCGCCGCAAGGACCCCGGTCCGTTCGACGTCGCCAAGCTGATGCCGCTCGCCTACGTGGTGGCCGGGGTCTTCCTCTGCTTCACCGTGCTGGTGATGATCGCGGACGTGGTGAACCCGGTCAGACTGGGCAACTAG
- the ispG gene encoding flavodoxin-dependent (E)-4-hydroxy-3-methylbut-2-enyl-diphosphate synthase → MTAISLGMPSAPLKPLAVRRKSRQIMVGSVPVGGDAPISVQSMTTTVTSDVNATLQQIAELTASGCQIVRVACPSQDDADALATIARKSQIPVIADIHFQPKYVFAAIDAGCAAVRVNPGNIRQFDDKVKEIANAASAAGVPIRIGVNAGSLDARLLAKYGKATPEALVESALWECSLFEEHGFQDIKISVKHNDPVVMIAAYRLLAASCDYPLHLGVTEAGPSFQGTIKSAVAFGALLSEGIGDTIRVSLSAPPAEEIKVGNQILESLNLRQRGLEIVSCPSCGRAQVDVYKLAEEVTAGLEGMEVPLRVAVMGCVVNGPGEAREADLGVASGNGKGQIFVKGEVIKTVPESKIVETLIEEALKLAEEMQADGVASGEPMVAVTA, encoded by the coding sequence ATGACCGCGATCTCGCTCGGAATGCCGTCCGCTCCGCTCAAGCCGCTCGCCGTGCGGCGGAAGAGCCGTCAGATCATGGTCGGCAGTGTGCCGGTCGGCGGCGACGCACCGATCTCGGTGCAGTCGATGACCACGACGGTGACCTCGGACGTCAACGCGACGCTGCAGCAGATCGCGGAGCTGACCGCGTCCGGCTGCCAGATCGTGCGGGTGGCCTGCCCCTCGCAGGACGACGCGGACGCGCTGGCCACCATCGCCCGCAAGTCGCAGATCCCGGTGATCGCGGACATCCACTTCCAGCCCAAGTACGTCTTCGCGGCCATCGACGCGGGCTGCGCCGCGGTGCGGGTCAACCCCGGCAACATCCGGCAGTTCGACGACAAGGTCAAGGAGATCGCCAACGCGGCCTCGGCGGCCGGGGTGCCGATCCGGATCGGCGTCAACGCCGGCTCGCTGGACGCCCGGCTGCTGGCCAAGTACGGCAAGGCCACCCCCGAGGCGCTGGTGGAGTCCGCGCTGTGGGAGTGCTCGCTGTTCGAGGAGCACGGCTTCCAGGACATCAAGATCTCGGTCAAGCACAACGACCCGGTCGTCATGATCGCCGCCTACCGGCTGCTGGCCGCCTCCTGCGACTACCCGCTGCACCTGGGCGTGACCGAGGCCGGCCCCTCCTTCCAGGGCACCATCAAGTCCGCGGTCGCCTTCGGCGCGCTGCTCTCCGAGGGCATCGGCGACACCATCCGGGTCTCGCTCTCGGCCCCGCCGGCCGAGGAGATCAAGGTCGGGAACCAGATCCTGGAGTCGCTGAACCTGCGCCAGCGCGGCCTGGAGATCGTCTCCTGCCCCTCCTGCGGGCGGGCCCAGGTCGACGTCTACAAGCTGGCCGAGGAGGTCACCGCCGGACTTGAGGGCATGGAGGTGCCGCTGCGGGTGGCCGTCATGGGCTGCGTGGTCAACGGCCCGGGCGAGGCCCGCGAGGCCGACCTGGGCGTGGCCTCGGGCAACGGCAAGGGCCAGATCTTCGTCAAGGGCGAGGTCATCAAGACCGTGCCCGAGTCGAAGATCGTCGAGACGCTGATCGAGGAGGCGCTGAAGCTCGCCGAGGAGATGCAGGCCGACGGCGTCGCCTCGGGCGAGCCGATGGTCGCCGTCACCGCATAG
- a CDS encoding GNAT family N-acetyltransferase yields MLSSAVTTTRVLEAGDLPAALEVLDRDPVANAFVAARVAIAGLDSWRLGGEMWGWFEHGRLEALCYAGANLVPLSAGPEAVRAFADRARRQGRRCSSIVGSAEATAELWAQLEPSWGPAREVRANQPLMATWEPSEEIAPDPRVRQVRRDEMDLLLPACVAMFTEEVGVSPLAGDGGLHYRARVAELVTTGRAFARFEAGKVVFKAEIGAVTARACQIQGVWVEPGHRGRGHSESGMAAVVEYALREVAPVVSLYVNDFNTAARAAYRRVGFAEVGTFMSVLF; encoded by the coding sequence GTGCTCAGCAGTGCGGTGACGACCACCCGAGTCCTGGAGGCCGGCGACCTCCCGGCCGCCCTTGAGGTGCTCGACCGCGACCCCGTCGCCAATGCCTTCGTCGCTGCCCGGGTGGCCATCGCCGGCCTCGACAGCTGGCGGCTGGGCGGCGAGATGTGGGGCTGGTTCGAGCACGGACGGCTCGAAGCGCTCTGCTACGCCGGGGCCAACCTGGTCCCGCTCAGCGCCGGTCCCGAGGCCGTCCGCGCCTTCGCCGACCGGGCCCGCCGCCAGGGCCGCCGCTGCTCCTCCATCGTCGGCTCCGCCGAGGCCACCGCCGAGCTCTGGGCCCAGTTGGAGCCGAGCTGGGGGCCCGCCCGCGAGGTCCGGGCCAACCAGCCGCTGATGGCGACCTGGGAGCCCTCCGAGGAGATCGCCCCCGACCCCCGGGTCCGGCAGGTCCGGCGCGACGAGATGGACCTGCTGCTGCCCGCCTGCGTCGCCATGTTCACCGAGGAGGTCGGCGTCTCCCCGCTGGCCGGCGACGGCGGACTGCACTACCGGGCCAGAGTGGCCGAGCTGGTCACCACCGGCCGCGCCTTCGCCCGCTTCGAGGCGGGGAAGGTCGTCTTCAAGGCCGAGATCGGCGCGGTGACCGCCCGGGCCTGCCAGATCCAGGGCGTCTGGGTGGAACCCGGGCACCGGGGCCGCGGGCACTCGGAGAGCGGTATGGCCGCCGTCGTCGAGTACGCCCTCCGCGAGGTCGCCCCCGTGGTCAGCCTCTACGTCAACGACTTCAACACCGCCGCCCGCGCCGCCTACCGGCGGGTCGGCTTCGCCGAGGTCGGCACCTTCATGAGCGTCCTCTTCTGA
- a CDS encoding GNAT family N-acetyltransferase, translating to MDDVTIEPFDLAGRAAEALAVQAAAFRLSADEVAVRLQIVGRHALVPGVRAFGAVARSHPGAAGRLVGFAYGMPNDRAHWWSSVIEPQLEANGHGFWLDQSFAVTELHVHPDYQGLGFGRRLITTLCAGSSLPRTILSAVDHETPARNLYRSLGYRDLARRVMFPNTAVPYAVMGAPLPFPPRP from the coding sequence ATGGACGACGTCACGATCGAGCCCTTCGACCTCGCCGGCCGGGCCGCCGAGGCCCTGGCCGTCCAGGCCGCCGCCTTCCGTCTGAGCGCCGACGAGGTCGCCGTCCGCCTGCAGATCGTGGGACGCCATGCGCTGGTGCCCGGGGTGCGGGCCTTCGGCGCGGTGGCCCGCAGCCACCCGGGAGCCGCCGGCCGACTGGTCGGATTCGCCTACGGCATGCCCAACGACCGTGCGCACTGGTGGAGTTCGGTGATCGAGCCGCAGCTGGAGGCGAACGGCCACGGCTTCTGGCTGGACCAGTCCTTCGCCGTCACCGAGCTGCATGTGCACCCGGACTACCAGGGGTTGGGCTTCGGCCGACGGCTGATCACCACCCTCTGCGCGGGCAGCAGCCTGCCCCGGACCATCCTGTCCGCGGTGGACCACGAGACCCCGGCCCGGAACCTCTACCGCTCCCTGGGCTACCGGGACCTGGCCCGCCGGGTGATGTTCCCGAACACCGCCGTCCCCTACGCGGTGATGGGGGCCCCGCTGCCGTTCCCGCCGCGTCCCTGA
- a CDS encoding sensor histidine kinase — translation MAGRPRRKPLSDAEIEKLNGFSQYALLPWMLLMLSPLHAVMHGEYPRPGYAYVGLGLFAVLYCGTIVASFRPRLQDGRVPIALTLLMVPVTGALAGSLPHALTLYPLLSIVCAVVAPSRSGWLVIIGVTGLAAFTAYLRGEQSDILGTAYSTLLSGTIVFVMLKLFSVVEQLKETRKELARVAVADERLRFSRDLHDLLGSTMSVVVLKAEAVRRLAPRDLDAAVAQAESIEEISRKALAEIREAVSGYRETTLTEELDRARSLLDTARIEPVVQESGPPLPAQAESLLAWIVREGVTNVVRHSGAKRCEITLDRGADPVRLSISDDGAASNGTPGSTPGNGLRGLTERLAAVGGTLQAGPSEKGFRLLATLPVPTQGRGGNGSGAPITA, via the coding sequence GTGGCCGGCCGTCCCCGCCGCAAGCCCCTCAGCGACGCCGAGATCGAGAAGCTCAACGGCTTCAGCCAGTACGCGCTGCTGCCGTGGATGCTGCTGATGCTCAGTCCGCTCCACGCCGTCATGCACGGGGAGTACCCCCGTCCCGGCTACGCCTACGTCGGTCTGGGCCTGTTCGCGGTGCTGTACTGCGGGACGATCGTCGCCTCCTTCCGGCCGCGGCTGCAGGACGGCCGGGTACCGATCGCGCTGACGCTGCTGATGGTGCCGGTGACCGGGGCGCTCGCGGGCTCGCTGCCGCACGCGCTGACGCTGTACCCGCTGCTGTCGATCGTCTGTGCGGTGGTGGCGCCCAGCCGGTCCGGCTGGCTGGTGATCATCGGCGTCACCGGACTGGCGGCGTTCACCGCCTACCTGCGCGGGGAGCAGTCCGACATCCTCGGCACCGCCTACAGCACGCTGCTCTCCGGGACGATCGTCTTCGTGATGCTCAAGCTGTTCAGCGTCGTCGAGCAGCTGAAGGAGACCCGGAAGGAGCTGGCCCGGGTGGCGGTCGCGGACGAGCGGCTGCGGTTCAGCCGGGACCTGCACGACCTGCTCGGGAGCACCATGTCGGTGGTCGTGCTCAAGGCCGAGGCGGTGCGCCGGCTCGCACCGCGCGACCTGGACGCGGCCGTGGCCCAGGCGGAGTCGATCGAGGAGATCAGCCGCAAGGCCCTGGCCGAGATCCGTGAGGCGGTCAGCGGCTACCGGGAGACCACGCTGACCGAGGAACTCGACCGGGCCCGCTCACTGTTGGACACCGCCAGGATCGAGCCGGTGGTGCAGGAGTCGGGGCCGCCGCTGCCGGCCCAGGCCGAGAGCCTGCTGGCGTGGATCGTGCGCGAGGGCGTCACCAACGTGGTCCGCCACAGCGGGGCGAAGCGCTGCGAGATCACCCTGGACCGGGGCGCCGACCCGGTGCGGCTGAGCATCAGCGACGACGGGGCCGCCTCGAACGGCACGCCGGGCAGCACGCCGGGCAACGGGCTGCGCGGGCTGACCGAGCGGCTGGCCGCCGTCGGCGGGACGCTCCAGGCCGGGCCCTCGGAGAAGGGCTTCCGGCTGCTGGCCACGCTGCCGGTGCCGACTCAGGGACGCGGCGGGAACGGCAGCGGGGCCCCCATCACCGCGTAG
- a CDS encoding aminoglycoside phosphotransferase family protein, translated as MSASEQQITIPPRLRETVAARPDGSGGGAAWLAALPALVAAARDRWQLTLERVVEPGGRGSLVVQVLRADGAPAVLKLGLPTPESAQEHAALAHWDGRGAVRLLAAAPEDRALLLERLHGEVPLRSLAEARAMLEAEGTLQRLWVAPPAGHPFGSVADRVALLSAAVRERRALPAAAGLGTLVDEALETAAGLIASEPEQVLLHGDFHHGNVLAAERSPWLAIDPEPLVGERAYDLAWLAQDRLDTLAGAPGPQSVARRRLQRLSDAVEVDRERLRGWTLFRSVEAGLRYLGVGDTEGAELYLEFAAML; from the coding sequence ATGTCGGCGTCAGAGCAGCAGATCACCATCCCGCCGCGGCTCCGCGAGACCGTCGCCGCCCGCCCCGACGGGTCCGGCGGCGGCGCGGCCTGGCTGGCCGCGCTGCCCGCGCTGGTCGCCGCGGCGCGCGACCGCTGGCAGCTGACCCTGGAACGAGTGGTCGAGCCGGGCGGCCGAGGCAGTCTGGTGGTCCAGGTGCTGCGGGCCGACGGCGCCCCGGCTGTGCTCAAGCTCGGCCTGCCCACCCCGGAGTCGGCCCAGGAGCACGCCGCCCTCGCGCACTGGGACGGACGCGGCGCCGTCCGGCTGCTGGCCGCCGCCCCGGAGGACCGGGCGCTGCTGCTGGAGCGGCTGCACGGCGAGGTGCCGCTGCGCTCACTGGCCGAGGCCCGGGCGATGCTGGAGGCCGAGGGGACGCTGCAGCGGCTGTGGGTCGCCCCGCCCGCGGGGCATCCGTTCGGCTCGGTCGCCGACCGGGTCGCGCTGCTCTCCGCGGCCGTCCGCGAGCGCCGCGCGCTGCCGGCCGCGGCCGGGCTCGGGACGCTGGTCGACGAGGCCCTGGAGACGGCCGCCGGGCTGATCGCCTCCGAGCCCGAACAGGTGCTGCTGCACGGCGACTTCCACCACGGCAATGTGCTCGCGGCGGAGCGCTCGCCCTGGCTGGCGATCGACCCCGAACCGCTGGTAGGCGAACGCGCCTATGATCTGGCCTGGCTGGCCCAGGACCGGTTGGACACCCTGGCCGGCGCCCCGGGGCCGCAGTCGGTGGCCCGGCGGCGGCTGCAACGGCTCTCCGACGCCGTCGAGGTGGACCGGGAACGGCTGCGCGGCTGGACCCTGTTCCGCAGCGTGGAGGCCGGACTGCGGTACCTCGGCGTCGGCGATACTGAGGGGGCAGAGTTGTACCTGGAGTTCGCTGCCATGCTGTGA
- a CDS encoding ferritin-like domain-containing protein, producing MSVTMLPSPAPRRRALLGAGLLGLLTACGAAPDNRPHGGPKTRPVAEIDPDTAVRQRELRATLALAAQYDAALAATPAPTASLGPLRAQLTAQLTALGQPTGSGSGSPAAAPAATAGASASTAAPVPAPGRAALAAAERATVQGREDDLLAASPALARLIASIGASGAQRAVLLGGSAPAAVPMPGTAALAAPALAALQAALAAENAAVYGYGVIGAQLSGGLRARASDSLAEHQARCAALTQQIASASATPAAAAPGYELPFQVTGQDSAVRLAVLLEQRLAAVYANGVQATAGALRAGAASALRQSALDTLGWSGSGSAFPGLPERSAA from the coding sequence GTGTCCGTGACCATGCTCCCCTCCCCCGCCCCGCGCCGTCGCGCCCTGCTCGGGGCCGGGCTGCTCGGCCTGCTCACCGCCTGCGGCGCGGCGCCGGACAACCGCCCGCACGGCGGGCCGAAGACCAGGCCGGTGGCCGAGATCGACCCGGACACCGCCGTCCGGCAGCGCGAGCTGCGGGCCACCCTGGCCCTGGCCGCGCAGTACGACGCGGCGCTGGCGGCGACCCCGGCGCCGACCGCGTCCCTGGGCCCGCTGCGGGCCCAACTGACGGCGCAGCTCACCGCCCTGGGGCAACCGACGGGCAGCGGCTCCGGCAGCCCGGCCGCCGCTCCCGCCGCCACCGCGGGCGCCTCGGCGTCCACCGCCGCCCCTGTCCCGGCGCCCGGGCGGGCGGCGCTCGCGGCGGCCGAACGCGCCACCGTCCAGGGGCGCGAGGACGACCTGCTCGCGGCCTCGCCCGCGCTGGCCCGGCTGATCGCCTCCATCGGCGCCAGCGGCGCCCAGCGCGCCGTGCTGCTGGGCGGCAGCGCGCCGGCCGCCGTCCCGATGCCGGGCACGGCGGCCCTCGCCGCCCCGGCCCTGGCCGCGCTCCAGGCGGCGCTGGCCGCCGAGAACGCGGCCGTCTACGGCTACGGGGTGATCGGCGCCCAGCTCTCCGGCGGGCTCAGGGCCCGGGCGAGCGACTCGCTCGCCGAGCACCAGGCCCGGTGCGCCGCGCTGACCCAGCAGATAGCCTCCGCCTCGGCCACCCCGGCCGCCGCCGCCCCCGGTTACGAACTGCCGTTCCAGGTCACCGGCCAGGACTCGGCCGTCCGGCTGGCGGTGCTGCTGGAGCAGCGGCTGGCCGCCGTCTACGCCAACGGGGTCCAGGCGACGGCCGGGGCGCTGCGGGCGGGCGCCGCCTCGGCGCTGCGGCAGTCCGCGCTGGACACCCTGGGCTGGAGCGGCAGCGGCAGCGCCTTCCCGGGACTGCCCGAGCGCAGCGCCGCCTAG
- the rimP gene encoding ribosome maturation factor RimP: MTTTLNDRLHALLEPLAATAGVDLEEVTLSKVGGRRVLDVVLDADGGVDLDLVAELSREFGQLLDGPEGAAVLGEGEYRLEVGSPGVDRLLTLPRHWRRNTTRLVKAQLTTGAEVTGRVTEADDEGVLLEIPPVKGRGKATERRLAYTEIAKARVQVEFNRKGADEAVAEGPEEDLADADFEEFATEAEFEDDDQA, translated from the coding sequence ATGACCACCACCCTGAACGATCGGCTGCATGCCCTGCTGGAGCCGCTCGCGGCGACCGCCGGAGTCGACCTGGAAGAGGTCACTCTGAGCAAGGTCGGCGGGCGGCGCGTACTGGACGTGGTCCTCGACGCCGACGGCGGCGTCGACCTGGACCTGGTCGCCGAGCTGAGCCGCGAGTTCGGCCAGCTGCTGGACGGCCCCGAGGGCGCTGCGGTGCTGGGCGAGGGCGAGTACCGGCTGGAGGTCGGCTCACCGGGCGTGGACCGGCTGCTCACCCTGCCCCGCCACTGGCGCCGGAACACCACCCGCCTGGTCAAGGCGCAGCTCACCACCGGCGCGGAGGTCACCGGCCGGGTGACCGAGGCCGACGACGAGGGCGTGCTGCTGGAGATCCCGCCGGTCAAGGGCCGGGGCAAGGCCACGGAGCGCCGGCTGGCGTACACCGAGATCGCCAAGGCCCGGGTGCAGGTGGAGTTCAACCGCAAGGGCGCGGACGAGGCGGTGGCGGAGGGTCCCGAGGAGGACCTCGCCGACGCGGACTTCGAGGAGTTCGCGACCGAGGCCGAGTTCGAGGACGACGACCAGGCCTGA